The Streptomyces sp. NBC_01775 genome includes a region encoding these proteins:
- a CDS encoding sensor histidine kinase has protein sequence MIQGFSRRPIWQLALMSLPAALLLTLLVAEGLATGYAPTAAATIVSGGLCVAALVVPAGWFSRTAALALVWSLALTVVTTQLVQRPEVTFGVGEMAALLLLTARAIRIGRRLLTTVALALGSGLATAVEPLRLQELEYHNVGNYLEPVLALGFVLATVLGLYLRLLDTYRSRERAADLQAHRLEHARELHDFVAHHVTAMIAQTKAVRYASAQGRAPDPGDLDVLLAGIEQAGSQAMESMRGMVSVLRSDASGNGVARPGTDLGALRELTEAATSTGAPATLTLDPALAELPLTPEIATAVHRVVREALTNARKHGSGVEAITVDVRLSAQDRGRLCVVVTDDGHPAKPGRGAPVGGSGGFGLIGLTERVHALGGTLTTGPRERDPAMRGWQVAAELPLPTSVTARTGRREPAGDGLEG, from the coding sequence ATGATCCAGGGATTCTCACGGCGTCCGATCTGGCAGCTGGCGCTGATGTCGCTCCCGGCGGCCCTCCTCCTGACGCTGCTCGTAGCCGAAGGGCTGGCCACCGGATACGCGCCCACGGCAGCGGCGACGATCGTCAGCGGCGGGCTGTGTGTGGCCGCGCTGGTGGTGCCCGCCGGGTGGTTCTCGCGGACCGCCGCGCTCGCGCTGGTCTGGTCGCTGGCTCTCACCGTGGTCACCACGCAGCTCGTACAGCGGCCCGAGGTCACCTTCGGGGTGGGCGAGATGGCGGCGCTGCTGCTGCTCACGGCCCGCGCCATACGCATCGGACGGCGCCTGTTGACCACCGTCGCGCTGGCGCTGGGGAGCGGCCTGGCGACCGCGGTGGAGCCGCTGCGGCTACAAGAGCTGGAGTACCACAATGTCGGCAATTACCTCGAACCCGTGCTCGCCCTCGGCTTCGTCCTGGCGACGGTCCTCGGCCTCTACCTGCGGCTGCTGGACACCTACCGGTCCCGCGAACGCGCGGCCGACCTCCAGGCGCACCGCCTCGAACACGCCCGCGAACTGCACGACTTCGTCGCCCACCACGTCACGGCGATGATCGCCCAGACCAAGGCCGTCCGCTACGCCTCGGCGCAGGGCCGGGCCCCGGACCCCGGCGACTTGGACGTGCTGCTCGCCGGCATCGAACAGGCGGGCTCCCAGGCGATGGAGTCGATGCGCGGCATGGTCTCCGTGCTGCGCAGCGACGCCTCTGGCAATGGCGTGGCCCGCCCCGGCACCGACCTGGGCGCCCTCCGCGAACTCACCGAGGCCGCCACCAGCACCGGCGCCCCCGCGACCCTCACCCTGGACCCGGCCCTGGCCGAGCTGCCGCTCACTCCCGAGATCGCCACGGCCGTGCACCGGGTGGTGCGCGAGGCCCTCACCAACGCCCGCAAGCACGGGAGCGGCGTCGAGGCCATCACCGTCGACGTCCGGCTGAGCGCGCAGGACCGGGGCCGCCTGTGTGTCGTCGTCACCGACGACGGCCATCCCGCGAAGCCGGGACGCGGCGCGCCCGTCGGGGGCAGCGGCGGCTTCGGTCTCATCGGGCTCACCGAGCGCGTGCACGCCCTCGGCGGCACCCTCACCACGGGCCCCCGCGAGCGGGACCCGGCAATGCGCGGCTGGCAGGTGGCGGCCGAACTGCCGCTGCCCACCTCCGTCACGGCGCGCACGGGCCGCAGGGAGCCCGCCGGAGACGGACTGGAAGGATGA
- a CDS encoding response regulator transcription factor, translated as MTIRVLLADDQEMVRAAFRMILGSQPDIEIVAEAADGLTAVERARELRPDVCLLDIRMPGIDGLEATRQLAGPEADEPLNVLIATTFDLDEYVYRALRDGACGFLLKDGSPALLTEAVRAVASGGSLISPSITVRLLRHMSAPTTQPERSPTEPLTSRELDVVRLVARGRTNEEVAAELHVTLSTVKTHLANAQRKLGARNRVEIAAWAWESGTV; from the coding sequence ATGACCATCAGGGTGCTCCTCGCCGACGACCAGGAGATGGTCCGTGCGGCCTTCCGCATGATCCTCGGCTCCCAGCCGGACATCGAGATCGTCGCCGAGGCCGCCGACGGCCTCACCGCCGTCGAGCGGGCGCGCGAGCTGCGCCCCGACGTGTGCCTGCTCGACATCCGCATGCCGGGCATCGACGGCCTGGAGGCCACCCGCCAGCTGGCGGGCCCCGAGGCGGACGAGCCCCTGAACGTCCTGATCGCCACGACCTTCGACCTCGACGAGTACGTCTACCGCGCCCTGCGCGACGGCGCGTGCGGCTTCCTCCTCAAGGACGGCTCCCCCGCGCTCCTCACCGAAGCGGTACGCGCGGTGGCTTCGGGCGGCTCCCTGATCTCACCGTCCATCACCGTCCGTCTCCTGCGCCACATGTCGGCCCCGACAACGCAGCCGGAACGCTCCCCGACCGAGCCCCTGACCTCCCGCGAGCTCGACGTCGTCCGCCTCGTGGCCCGTGGCCGCACCAACGAGGAGGTCGCCGCCGAGCTCCACGTCACCCTCTCCACCGTCAAGACCCACCTGGCCAACGCCCAACGCAAGCTGGGCGCACGCAACCGCGTGGAAATCGCGGCGTGGGCCTGGGAATCCGGAACGGTGTAG
- a CDS encoding MBL fold metallo-hydrolase has product MAAEPGARIDHLVTSGTFSLDGGTWDVDNNVWIVGDDSEVIVIDAAHDADAIAAVVGDRALRAIVCTHAHNDHIDAAPALAELTGAPILLHADDLPLWKMTHPDRGPDGKLADGDVVSVAGTELRVLHTPGHAPGAVCLYAPALGTVFTGDTLFQGGPGATGRSFSDHPTIVASIKERLLTLPADTVVRTGHGDSTTVRAEVPNV; this is encoded by the coding sequence ATGGCCGCCGAACCCGGAGCGCGCATCGACCACCTCGTCACCTCCGGCACCTTCAGCCTCGACGGCGGCACGTGGGACGTCGACAACAACGTGTGGATCGTCGGTGACGACTCCGAGGTGATCGTCATCGACGCCGCACACGACGCCGACGCCATCGCGGCGGTGGTGGGGGACCGGGCGCTGCGCGCGATCGTGTGCACGCACGCGCACAACGACCACATCGACGCGGCGCCCGCGCTGGCGGAGCTCACGGGAGCGCCGATCCTGCTGCACGCCGACGATCTGCCGCTGTGGAAGATGACCCACCCGGACCGGGGTCCGGACGGGAAACTGGCGGACGGGGACGTCGTGTCCGTCGCCGGGACGGAGCTGAGGGTGCTGCACACACCTGGGCACGCGCCCGGCGCCGTGTGCCTGTACGCGCCCGCGCTGGGCACGGTGTTCACCGGGGACACGCTCTTCCAGGGCGGCCCCGGAGCCACGGGGCGGTCCTTCTCGGACCACCCCACGATCGTGGCTTCCATCAAGGAGCGGTTGCTGACCCTTCCCGCGGACACCGTGGTGCGGACCGGGCATGGGGACTCCACGACGGTGAGGGCCGAGGTCCCGAACGTCTGA
- a CDS encoding S-(hydroxymethyl)mycothiol dehydrogenase: protein MAQEVRGVIAPGKNEPVRVETIVIPDPGPGEAVVQVQACGVCHTDLHYKQGGISDDYPFLLGHEAAGVVEAVGEGVTDVAPGDFVILNWRAVCGQCRACVRGRPWYCFETHNAEQKMSLASTGQELEPALGIGAFVEKTLVAAGQCTKVDPSVSPAVAGLLGCGVMAGIGAAINTGQVGRGDTVAVIGCGGVGDAAIAGARLAGAAKIIAVDIDDRKLVTAEKMGATHSVNSATADPVEAIRELTGGFGADVVIEAVGRPETYKQAFYARDLAGTVVLVGVPTPEMRLELPLLDVFGRGGSLKSSWYGDCLPSRDFPMLVDLHQQGRLDLGAFVTETIALDEVEKAFERMHGGDVLRSVVVF, encoded by the coding sequence ATGGCGCAGGAAGTACGCGGTGTCATCGCACCTGGCAAGAACGAACCCGTGCGGGTGGAGACCATCGTCATCCCCGACCCCGGCCCCGGTGAGGCCGTGGTGCAGGTGCAGGCGTGCGGGGTGTGCCACACCGACCTGCACTACAAGCAGGGCGGGATCAGTGACGACTATCCCTTCCTCCTCGGCCACGAGGCGGCCGGCGTCGTCGAGGCCGTCGGTGAGGGGGTCACCGACGTCGCGCCCGGTGACTTCGTGATCCTCAACTGGCGTGCGGTCTGCGGCCAGTGCCGGGCCTGCGTGCGCGGGCGGCCCTGGTACTGCTTCGAGACGCACAACGCCGAGCAGAAGATGTCGCTCGCCTCCACGGGCCAGGAGCTCGAACCTGCCCTGGGTATCGGCGCCTTCGTCGAGAAGACGCTCGTCGCCGCCGGGCAGTGCACCAAGGTCGACCCGTCCGTCTCGCCCGCCGTGGCCGGACTGCTGGGCTGTGGTGTCATGGCCGGTATCGGCGCCGCGATCAACACGGGCCAGGTCGGCCGGGGCGACACCGTCGCCGTCATCGGCTGCGGCGGCGTCGGGGACGCGGCCATCGCGGGTGCGCGGCTCGCGGGCGCCGCGAAGATCATCGCGGTGGACATCGACGACCGGAAGCTCGTCACCGCCGAGAAGATGGGCGCCACCCACAGCGTCAACTCCGCCACCGCCGACCCCGTCGAGGCGATCCGCGAGCTGACCGGCGGCTTCGGCGCGGACGTCGTCATCGAGGCGGTGGGCAGGCCCGAGACGTACAAGCAGGCCTTCTACGCCAGGGACCTGGCGGGGACGGTCGTCCTGGTCGGGGTGCCCACCCCGGAGATGCGGCTCGAACTTCCGCTGCTCGACGTCTTCGGGCGCGGCGGCTCGCTCAAGTCCTCCTGGTACGGCGACTGTCTGCCCTCACGGGACTTCCCGATGCTGGTGGACCTGCACCAGCAAGGCAGGCTGGACCTCGGCGCGTTCGTCACCGAGACGATCGCGCTGGACGAGGTCGAGAAGGCGTTCGAGCGGATGCACGGCGGCGACGTGCTGCGTTCGGTGGTGGTCTTCTGA
- a CDS encoding uridine kinase family protein translates to MTDSSDLSSGAPHGTSGASKGTSGASQGTSGARVILLTGPSGSGKTRLAARTDLPVLRLDDFYKEGDDPTLPLVGSAVDWDSPRSWDGEAAVRAITGLCREGRTTAPLYDISASARVGHEHIRLDGAPLFIAEGIFAADITARCAALGLLADAICLRGNPLTTFRRRLLRDIREARKPLPTLLRRGWRLMRAESTIVTRHQSLGATPCTRDEALGRVTRLRQGSGQRLLA, encoded by the coding sequence GTGACCGACTCCAGCGACCTCTCGTCCGGCGCGCCCCACGGAACCTCCGGCGCGTCCAAGGGAACCTCCGGCGCGTCCCAGGGAACCTCCGGCGCCCGCGTGATCCTGCTCACCGGCCCCTCCGGATCCGGCAAGACCCGCCTCGCGGCCCGCACGGACCTGCCCGTGCTACGGCTCGACGACTTCTACAAGGAGGGCGACGACCCCACGCTCCCCCTGGTCGGGAGCGCCGTCGACTGGGACTCGCCCCGCTCCTGGGACGGCGAGGCGGCGGTGCGCGCGATAACCGGCCTGTGCCGCGAGGGCCGCACGACGGCGCCGCTCTACGACATCTCCGCGAGCGCCCGCGTGGGCCACGAGCACATCCGCCTGGACGGCGCCCCGCTCTTCATCGCGGAGGGCATCTTCGCCGCCGACATCACCGCGCGCTGCGCGGCACTCGGCCTGCTGGCCGACGCGATCTGCCTGCGCGGCAACCCCCTGACGACCTTCCGCCGCCGCCTTCTGCGCGACATCCGCGAGGCCCGCAAGCCCCTCCCGACCCTCCTGCGCCGAGGCTGGCGCCTGATGCGGGCCGAGTCGACCATCGTCACCCGTCACCAGTCCCTGGGCGCCACCCCCTGCACCCGCGACGAGGCCCTGGGCCGCGTAACCCGCCTGCGACAGGGCTCAGGCCAGCGGTTGCTCGCCTGA
- a CDS encoding SigE family RNA polymerase sigma factor, producing the protein MNTLHSTTTSAVIHTRLHVPSVPASQNRPAERPGAEGGTSLFERSRELGGGRGCARGTGRMRPRPVIGSAVEGLRGEAFGGKTGENGSEGDSRGEQRGNGEYREVTGERHDGTSEGDAEAAFTAYVRERRASLYATAYHLTGDRFEAEDLLQSALFSTYRAWDRISDKAAVGGYLRRTMTNLHISAWRRRKLNEYPTEELPETVGEQDAMRGTELRTVLWQALARLPELQRTMLVLRYYEGRTDPEIAEILDISVGTVKSSIWRSLRRLRDDEVLSFGRDQDESFDELVA; encoded by the coding sequence ATGAACACACTGCACAGCACCACAACCAGCGCAGTTATTCACACGCGCCTGCACGTCCCTTCGGTTCCCGCTTCCCAGAACCGGCCTGCCGAGAGGCCCGGTGCCGAAGGCGGCACCTCCCTCTTCGAGCGGAGCCGGGAGCTCGGAGGCGGCCGGGGGTGTGCTCGTGGCACCGGGCGTATGCGTCCGCGTCCCGTTATCGGGAGCGCGGTCGAGGGCCTTCGGGGGGAGGCCTTCGGGGGGAAGACGGGGGAGAACGGGAGCGAGGGGGACTCCCGGGGGGAACAGCGGGGGAACGGCGAGTACAGGGAGGTCACAGGGGAGCGGCACGACGGCACTTCGGAGGGGGACGCCGAAGCGGCGTTCACCGCCTACGTGCGAGAGCGCCGCGCCTCCCTGTACGCCACCGCCTACCACCTGACCGGTGACCGGTTCGAGGCCGAAGACCTGCTCCAGAGCGCGCTCTTCTCCACGTACCGGGCCTGGGACAGGATCAGCGACAAGGCCGCCGTCGGCGGCTACCTGCGCCGCACCATGACGAACCTGCACATCAGCGCGTGGCGCCGCCGGAAGCTCAACGAGTACCCGACGGAGGAACTGCCGGAGACGGTGGGCGAGCAGGACGCGATGCGCGGCACCGAACTGCGTACCGTGCTGTGGCAGGCCCTCGCCCGGCTGCCCGAACTCCAGCGCACGATGCTGGTGCTGCGCTACTACGAGGGCCGCACGGACCCGGAGATCGCGGAAATACTGGACATCAGCGTCGGCACGGTGAAGAGCAGCATCTGGCGCTCGCTGCGCCGCCTGCGCGACGACGAGGTCCTCAGCTTCGGCCGCGACCAGGACGAGTCCTTCGACGAACTGGTCGCCTGA